A region of the Nitrospirota bacterium genome:
GTCGAACCAGACCTTGAAGTTGCAGCCGACCTGGATGAAGGGGCCCAGTGAGTTCGTCCCGTCCAGGAAGGCCCGTGGCAGGCCGATCTCGAACGGCACGTCGTTGGGAACCGGCCTGGTGACGGTCCCCAGCTCCGTTTCTTTTATCGGGGAGACGGAGACGAACAGCAAATTGGGATCGTCCAGCGGGATGTCCAGCACCTCGTCGTTGTACCAACTGCAGAGCCGGCCCAGCTCGTAGCGGAGCGGGAACGAGTAGCCCATCTTCGCGTACCAGATGCGGAGCCCCGCCTCCAGCGGCTCGTCCGGCTTCCGGCTGATCTTGAGGTCGAAGGGCAACATCAGGTGCAGCGCGCCGGTCCGCGCCGCCATGAACGGGGCGCAGGCTCCGGCGAACTCTTTGTGCACGGCGGGATTGTCCGGCTCGAATTTCCGCGCCGCGCTCACGAAGTGCTGGGCGGCCTTGGCCTCCTTCGTGAGCTTGTACTTGTTCTGATAGTAGGCGGCCGCCCGCTTCTGCGCGATGTCGAGGAAGTAGTCGGGCAGGTCGGTCTCCACGATGATCCGCTGCTTCTCAGGCGACTGCTGGGGCTGGGCGCGGGCGCCGCGCATCGCCTCATTGTAGAGATCCAGCTCGGCGGTCGTCTTCTGGATCTCCTGGGTCACGTGCCGGGAGAGGTCCGGATCGGGATACTGGGTCCGGCGGAGCAGCGCCAGCGCCTTCTGAAGACATTCCAGCTTGTGGGTGTAGCGCTTGGGTTCCGGGGCGAAGGAGTCGGCGGTGGCCATGAGGAGGTTGAACTGCTCCTCCGGCGTCAGGCCGAGCTGGTCCAGGTCGTGGTCCTTCAAAAAGCCCAGGGCCAGGGGCCCGAAGGCCTCCTCCTTCCGGATGCAGAGGGTCATCAGGTAGTTGTACTGGGCCCTGGCTTCCTGCGGCGTCATGCGTCTCGAGTCCGGCTCCGTCGGCATTCTAAGGGAATCGATATGCCAGAACAAGCGGTGGTGTTCACTTGGCGAGGTCGGATTGTTGACAGAGGGTAGAGAGAGCTGCTCCCCCCCGACGTCGCCGGCAGATTTGGCTTTCTGATGGTGCCCGGAGCGAGGAGCGGTCTCCGTGAAAGCCGTCACCATTGAACTGCCACCCGAACTGCTGCAGCTTCTCGGATCGGAGGAAGAGGCCAAACGAGAGGCCAAGGTCGCCCTGGTCTTTGATCTCGTCCGCCGTGGGAAGCTCTCCCGGGTAAAAGCGGCCGAGTTGCTGGCGATCCCCTTGCAGGACCTTCCCGCTCTCCTCGCCGAGTACAGCATCCCCTGGTTTGAGTATTCCCCTAAGGCACTTCAGCAAGATCTCCAAACCTTGCGCAAGAGGGAACGTACGGCCGGGTGATCCTCGTCCTGGACGCCAGCGCCCTCATTGTTCTTGCCCGGGTCGGCTACCTTGACCTTCTTCGCCAGAGCGGAGACGAGATCTATATTCCCCAAGCCGTCTATAACGAGGTCGCCGGGCGCGCGCCGGACAGACCGGGGAGTCGGGAGATCGCACAGGCCACGTGGCTTCGCCGGAAGAAAGTCCGCGATCGTGAAGCCGTGACCCGCTTGAAACACCGGCTGGGATGGGGAGAGGTAGAAGCCATCGTGTTGGCCGGGGAATTGGGCGAGACCGTCCTGGTCCTCGACGACGGGACCGCCCGACGCGCAGCAGAGCAAGAAGGGCGAACCGTCGTCGGTCTTCTGGGCCTGCTGCTCTCCTACAAGGAGCGCGGGATTGTCAGAGTATTGAAGCCCCTTCTCGATGCAATGATTGCGGCCGGCTTCTTCATTGACAACGCCCTGCATCGTCACATTGTCCGCAAGGCTGGAGAGGAGCCATCGCCATAGCCGTCCTACAAGGCATGCCCGTGCCCGGTCCTGCCACGATCCTATATCTCGTCGTTTCACGTTTTTGACGGCCCTCGAAACCGCGTGCTATAGTCCTTTCGCATTCCGGAGCCGATCACTCGTCACGCGTCACCCGTCACGGGGTTGCAGATGGTCGAAGTTCCAATCAAGATCCACGTCACGAACCTGATCAAGCAAGCGCGGGAGGCAGTCCGTCCGATGGCGGTTTTGTCCACCGCGATCAAGGACAAGGCCCTGCTCGCCGCAGCCGACCGGCTGGAGGCGGAACGTGAGGCCATCCTGGAGGCCAACCGGCAGGACGTGGAGGCGGTGGGAAAAAGCCTTGCGGGCGAGACGAACAAGGACACGGTGAAGAAGGCGGTGGAGCGGGTCCGGCTCACCGGCGAAACGGTCCAGGAGATGGTCGAGGGGCTGCGGCACGCGGCGGAGCTGCCGGATCCAGTCGGAGAGATCACGAAGCTCTGGCGCAGGCCCAACGGACTGGACGTGAGCCGCATGCGGGTGCCGATCGGGCTCATCGGCATCGTCTCCGATGCGGACCCCCTCGTGACGACCGACGCAATCGC
Encoded here:
- a CDS encoding UPF0175 family protein; protein product: MKAVTIELPPELLQLLGSEEEAKREAKVALVFDLVRRGKLSRVKAAELLAIPLQDLPALLAEYSIPWFEYSPKALQQDLQTLRKRERTAG
- a CDS encoding DUF3368 domain-containing protein; this translates as MILVLDASALIVLARVGYLDLLRQSGDEIYIPQAVYNEVAGRAPDRPGSREIAQATWLRRKKVRDREAVTRLKHRLGWGEVEAIVLAGELGETVLVLDDGTARRAAEQEGRTVVGLLGLLLSYKERGIVRVLKPLLDAMIAAGFFIDNALHRHIVRKAGEEPSP